A section of the Virgibacillus sp. NKC19-3 genome encodes:
- a CDS encoding DUF420 domain-containing protein, translating into MPFLPTLSTFFILLSAILVAFGWRFISKGKAEAHKKTMIAAAISALLFFIIYISRTIFIGNTSFGGPEELEIYYTIFLIFHITLATIGAVFGVISLTLAFKRKIIKHRKLGPYTSIIWFFSAITGVMVYLLLYVFFDGGQTTSLMKAILGT; encoded by the coding sequence ATGCCTTTTTTACCGACATTAAGCACCTTTTTTATTTTACTAAGCGCTATTTTGGTAGCGTTTGGTTGGAGATTTATAAGCAAGGGCAAGGCAGAAGCGCATAAGAAAACGATGATAGCTGCTGCTATTAGTGCTCTTTTGTTTTTCATTATTTATATATCCAGAACTATTTTTATTGGAAATACAAGCTTTGGTGGACCTGAGGAATTAGAGATTTATTATACGATATTTCTTATTTTTCATATTACATTAGCAACAATTGGCGCTGTATTTGGTGTTATTTCGTTGACATTAGCGTTTAAACGAAAAATTATCAAACATAGGAAACTGGGGCCGTACACAAGTATTATATGGTTTTTCAGTGCGATAACCGGAGTTATGGTTTATCTGTTATTGTATGTTTTCTTTGATGGGGGACAAACAACAAGTTTAATGAAAGCTATATTAGGAACATAG
- the ctaG gene encoding cytochrome c oxidase assembly factor CtaG, whose amino-acid sequence MWLELQIFGFRALWSPYFLTYVLILALLYFLITGPYRHKFGGTEKPSGWQQICFYSGLLLLYIVKGAPIDLLSHITLTAHMIQMAIYYLVFPMLIIKGIPAWIWSKVVYAPVVKPVIKLLTKPIISLLLFNTLFSLYHIPAVFDFSKSSLIAHTSTSIIILIAAFIVWFPVLSPLKEFDTMSPILKMGYILANSVLITPACALIIFADHPLFAAYTQDGAWMQALSLCVPGDVLQGFSSPLTGPEMFTSLSTMNDQQLGGIIMKVVQEITYGILLARIFFKWVSKENKKIDPLPAEIH is encoded by the coding sequence ATGTGGCTGGAACTACAAATATTTGGATTCCGTGCGCTATGGAGTCCGTATTTTCTAACATATGTTTTGATTTTGGCTTTGCTTTACTTTTTAATAACAGGTCCTTATCGTCATAAATTCGGAGGTACGGAAAAGCCAAGCGGCTGGCAGCAAATCTGCTTTTATTCGGGTTTACTTTTATTATATATTGTAAAAGGTGCCCCAATTGATTTATTGTCACACATAACTTTAACTGCACACATGATTCAAATGGCTATCTATTACCTTGTATTTCCAATGTTGATTATTAAGGGAATACCAGCATGGATTTGGAGCAAGGTTGTTTATGCGCCGGTGGTTAAACCGGTTATAAAACTTTTAACAAAACCTATTATTTCTTTGTTGCTGTTTAACACACTTTTTTCTCTTTACCATATCCCTGCTGTATTTGACTTTTCGAAATCATCATTGATTGCACATACATCCACTTCCATTATTATATTGATTGCAGCTTTTATCGTATGGTTTCCAGTATTGTCACCACTTAAAGAATTTGATACGATGAGCCCCATTTTAAAAATGGGTTATATACTTGCTAATAGTGTGTTAATAACGCCGGCTTGTGCATTAATTATATTCGCAGACCATCCATTGTTCGCGGCTTACACACAAGATGGCGCATGGATGCAGGCACTTTCTCTATGTGTACCTGGAGATGTTTTACAAGGCTTCTCTTCTCCTCTTACCGGACCGGAGATGTTTACATCTTTGAGTACCATGAACGACCAGCAGCTAGGTGGCATTATTATGAAAGTCGTGCAAGAAATTACGTATGGAATTTTACTGGCTCGTATTTTCTTTAAGTGGGTTAGTAAAGAAAATAAAAAAATAGATCCTCTACCAGCGGAGATACATTAA
- the ctaF gene encoding cytochrome c oxidase subunit IVB: MAEDTNKMNTFQKQKKKEEMKKQLISFVLMIGLTIIAFSLVATGAMESMFIIPVLIILAVIQVGFQFYYFMHLKDKGNEMPAAFIYGGVFVTFLILAALLVITWW, from the coding sequence AATAAAATGAATACCTTCCAAAAACAGAAAAAGAAAGAGGAAATGAAGAAACAGTTAATTTCATTTGTCTTAATGATCGGTCTTACGATAATTGCTTTCTCTCTTGTTGCAACAGGTGCAATGGAAAGTATGTTTATCATACCAGTGCTGATTATTTTAGCGGTGATTCAAGTTGGCTTTCAGTTTTATTACTTTATGCACCTGAAAGACAAAGGGAATGAAATGCCAGCAGCATTTATTTATGGTGGTGTTTTCGTCACTTTTCTGATTCTTGCAGCCTTACTTGTTATCACCTGGTGGTGA